In bacterium, the following are encoded in one genomic region:
- the acpS gene encoding holo-ACP synthase yields the protein MLGIGSDIVEVARIRLAIERHGDRFLQRCFRPDEIALAARRGAQGAATLASRWAAKEAFVKALGATGPIAYRDIEVVHRDGGPATLRLHGLAAAALRERGGGNVLLSLSHEREIALAVVVLD from the coding sequence ATGCTCGGGATCGGCAGCGACATCGTCGAGGTCGCGCGCATCCGCCTCGCGATCGAGCGCCACGGCGACCGCTTCCTGCAGCGCTGCTTCCGTCCCGACGAGATCGCCCTGGCGGCCAGGCGCGGCGCCCAGGGTGCGGCCACGCTCGCCTCGCGGTGGGCCGCCAAGGAGGCCTTCGTCAAGGCGCTCGGCGCCACCGGTCCCATCGCCTACCGGGACATCGAGGTCGTCCACCGCGACGGGGGCCCGGCGACCCTGCGGCTGCACGGCCTCGCGGCCGCGGCCCTGCGGGAGCGCGGGGGCGGGAACGTCCTGCTGTCCCTCAGCCACGAGCGCGAGATCGCCCTGGCCGTCGTGGTCCTCGACTGA